CCTGAATATGAAAGTTATTGCCTATGACCCTTTTGTTACCGACGAGCGGTTTGAAAAGATGGGAATAGTAAAATGTGAAACCCTTGAAGAGTTAATGAAACAGGCTGATATGATTACCGTCCACATTCCAAAGACGGACAAAAGCCAGGGGCTCATAGGAGAAAAAGAGTTGAAATTATGTAAAAAAGGTGTCAGGATAATAAATGTGGCAAGAGGTGGTGTTATTGATGAAAAAGCGCTGTACAACGCCCTGAAGGAAGGCCGTGTTGCAGGAGCTGCCATAGACGTTTTTGAAAAAGAACCTAATTTCAACAAGAAACCGGAAGAACAGGATTATACCAACCCATTGCTGGAGTTGGACAACGTTATTTATACTCCTCATCTTGGGGCATCAACAGAAGAGGCAAACCATAATGTAAGCCTCGGGGTTGCTAAACTTATTGAAGGTGCATTAAAAGGCGAAGTAGTTGCTGCAGTCAACATGCCCCCAATTAAAGCTGACAATTTGAATGGCATAAAACCCTACGTAGAAATAGCTGAAATACTAGGGAAAATATATTACCAGGCAGAAAAGAATACCGTGCACAAAATAGAGGTTATATACAGCGGGGATCTTGCCCAAAAAGACACAAAACTTATATCTCTTTCAGTTTTGAAAGGTTTTCTTGAACATGCAGGTAAAGATACGGTAAATTATGTAAACGCCGGGTATATTGCAAAAAGCATGGGCATAGAAATGGTAGAAAGCAAAAGCACAAACCTGGACAAATACACCAACCTTATAACTGTTAAGTTTGTTACCAGGGAAAGGGAACTCAGTGTATCGGGTACCGTATTTGCAAAAGAAGAAATAAGGATAGTAGATTTCTTCGGATATAAACTCGACTTTGAACCGACACCCTATGTTATTGCTATCCAAAACATAGACAAACCCGGAATTATAGGAAGAATCGGTACCATCCTCGGCGCAAATAATATTAATATTGCAGCTATGCAGTGGAGCAGGAACAGGAAGAGCGACAACAAGGCGGTAGCTTTTGTAAGCGTAGACTGTGAAGTGCCGGATAACATCTTGCAGCAGTTAAGGCAAATAGACGGTGTATTAAAAGCAACAATGCTCACTTTTTAGTGAAGCTCACTTTTCAGGAAAGCGCAACAGATTGTTGACAATGAATTTTAATGGCGGTTAAAGAATATTTGGCACAAGCGGAAAACAATAAAAAAACGGGAAACAAACAAGAAAGAGGCAGCAATAGTTACTATGGTGACGGCAACTGTTTTTATAATGGGGCTGGTTGTGGGGAGCTTCCTTAACGTATGTATCTACCGCATACCGCGACGTGAATCGGTGGTTGCGGGCGCTTCGCATTGCCCTGATTGCGGCAGAAAAATAAAATGGTATGACATGGTGCCTGTCTTAAGCTATATACTGCTAAAAGGCAGGTGCCGTTTTTGCAAAAACAGGATATCTTTAAGGTATCCTGTTGTCGAATTTTTAAACGGGATAACCTGGCTTACCCTGCACATTATCCTAGGCCTTTCGGTATGGTTTGTGTTAAGCTGTATTGTTGTGTCTTGTATGTATGTCATATTTTTCATGAGGAAGGATAAAACAATGGGAGAGTAAAAATTATGTCTTTTTTTATAATAAAATAGAAAGAGTGATCAAAAAATATTTGTTTACATTTTGCAAGATATGATATAATATAATTGGAGGAATTTAATATAATAGTAGTAAAATAGGTAGGGATTACTATTAAATTTATTTTTTAGGGGAGGTCAAAGCTATGATTAACAAATTCATGAAAGGATTCAAAAAGAACAAGAAAGGTTTCACCCTGGTTGAACTTATGGTAGTAGTTGCAATCATCGGTATACTTACGGCGATAGCCGTGCCCATCTACACAAATTCACAGCAAAAGGCCAGGGAAGCTGCGGACGCAGCAAATGAAAGGATCTTGAAGGGTGCTGCAGCCATGTACCTAGCGGATGAAGGCTTGCCGACCAGCGACGAAGTATGGGACGGTACCGCTGGTCAGAATTGGGAAGATTACCTGGAATCCTGGCCCGAGTGCCAAGTAGATACTACCAAGAATTTCAAAGTAACTATTGGTACTGATGGCTCAATAACTGTTGAGCAAGTAACTCCATAAGAACAATACGATTAATTTTTCTTACTAATTCCAGGTATGACATATATATTGAAAGCATGACTTATTTAAGCTTTATATGCCTTGCGTTACTTTATCATGAGAAGACATGCATATTACAAAGGGAGTAAATGATTACTCCCTTTGTAAACATGGAGAGCAAGGAAATGTTGTTTTCTCATATTTGTGTTACATTTTTTATGTTATATTCTTGTTGTTTATGGCAAAAGCTTAGTGCCATATTTATTTAATATTTGATTTTTTGATTTGATAATAGTGTAATTTATAAATAATGTTATTGTATAAAAAATATTAATTAAATTAAAAAATATAAAAATATATTGATTATAAAGGTTGATTATAAAGGGGAAAGAACATGCCTGCCGATTGGGATGGGAACAATATTCCTAGTGGTTTTAAAAGCAAAATTGTCCAATTTTTTAATAAAAATAAACTTCTTGTATATGCCTTACCGCTATTAATTATCCTTATCGTCGTATTAATAATTTTGTACTCGAATAGAGGTATCGGAGGTAATATCAAAGACCGCCCTGCTGGCGGGGAAGCTTTAGATACGGGGCAGATTGGCAATTTAATTGAAGAGATAGAAGATAAGGTCGAAGTACTCCCAAACGTAGTCCGTCCGGTTGACCAGCAACAGCAAACTGCTGCACAGGCAGCTGAAAAATCCGACGATGCGGTATTGTATAACCCGTTTGAACAGCCAATGGTGCTTTCTGGGATATTGTATGCTGAAAACGGAAACAGTGTTGCTATTATAGAAACAAGTGAAAAGTCATATATTGTAAGAAAAGGTGATAGTGTAGGTACAAGCTGGAAAGTGGAAGAAATAACCGACAACACGGTGGTTTTAAAAGCTGGAGAAAAGGAGACCACGTTAAGCATATTGAAAAATGAACATATTGAAAAATGAAATACAATACAATAAAATAAAATAAAATTAGTAAAAAAGCAATAAAAAATACAGAAACAAAAGATAAGGTGACACATTCAATGCAATCGATGCAACCTAAGACACATTGGTTGAGGTGGAAAGTTGTTAAGATGAGAAAAACGAGGAAATCAACGTTCAAAGCTAGAAAAAGGAAGAAAATACTCAATACGATAGGAATAATCATCCGTATTTTCCTTTGTATTGTTTATATAACCTATTTTATGACAGCAGTAACAGCAGAAACCGTTATAAAGCCTCTTATTTGGAATAACACGTCATCGGAAACAGCATCGACTGTTTCGAAGATAAATAATGCAAGTACTGTGGCTAGTAGAATTGATACTTCAGGTATTTCTAATAAATCTTCTTTAGAAACGATCAGCAAGACAGCATCCGATAAAATTTCTCTCAATGTGGAAAATGCCGATATAAGGGATGTACTCTCAGCAATTGCGCTCGGACTGGACTTAAACATAATTTTTATGGAACAATCACAAAGGGTATCTTTCCGGATAAATAATGTGACATACCTTACGGCTCTCGAATATTTATTGAAGAGCAACGGCTTGGACTACCTGGTAAATGACAATATTATTATTGTAGGCAAGAGCGAAACGCTGCAAAATGACTTTTTTAACAAGCCACTTCTTGCAAGGTTTGATTTGAATTAGTATAGTAACCTTACCGGGCTTTGTTGGATGCTTGTAATGAATGTGAGATCCGACACTCGACTTTCGCACCCAGCCGTCGGCTGTTACTATTTTCTCCAATTCTCGAAATGTCATGCACAACACCCCTTGCATTAATATTATATCTTTTGATACGTACAGTG
The sequence above is a segment of the Bacillota bacterium genome. Coding sequences within it:
- a CDS encoding phosphoglycerate dehydrogenase — encoded protein: MRIIVTDKMAEDGIEYLREKGFEVDTRFGISPEELLQVIENYNAIIVRSETKVTEKVIEKGKNLKVVGRAGNGIDNIDVNACTKRGILVVNTPEGNIMAAAELTIGMAFALFRNIPQAYMAAKNKDFRRNRFVGNELDGKVAGVVGLGRIGSIVASKLKALNMKVIAYDPFVTDERFEKMGIVKCETLEELMKQADMITVHIPKTDKSQGLIGEKELKLCKKGVRIINVARGGVIDEKALYNALKEGRVAGAAIDVFEKEPNFNKKPEEQDYTNPLLELDNVIYTPHLGASTEEANHNVSLGVAKLIEGALKGEVVAAVNMPPIKADNLNGIKPYVEIAEILGKIYYQAEKNTVHKIEVIYSGDLAQKDTKLISLSVLKGFLEHAGKDTVNYVNAGYIAKSMGIEMVESKSTNLDKYTNLITVKFVTRERELSVSGTVFAKEEIRIVDFFGYKLDFEPTPYVIAIQNIDKPGIIGRIGTILGANNINIAAMQWSRNRKSDNKAVAFVSVDCEVPDNILQQLRQIDGVLKATMLTF
- a CDS encoding prepilin peptidase; amino-acid sequence: MVTATVFIMGLVVGSFLNVCIYRIPRRESVVAGASHCPDCGRKIKWYDMVPVLSYILLKGRCRFCKNRISLRYPVVEFLNGITWLTLHIILGLSVWFVLSCIVVSCMYVIFFMRKDKTMGE
- a CDS encoding prepilin-type N-terminal cleavage/methylation domain-containing protein; amino-acid sequence: MKGFKKNKKGFTLVELMVVVAIIGILTAIAVPIYTNSQQKAREAADAANERILKGAAAMYLADEGLPTSDEVWDGTAGQNWEDYLESWPECQVDTTKNFKVTIGTDGSITVEQVTP
- a CDS encoding type II toxin-antitoxin system HicA family toxin, translated to MTFRELEKIVTADGWVRKSSVGSHIHYKHPTKPGKVTILIQIKPCKKWLVKKVILQRFALAYNNNIVIYQVVQAVALQ